One genomic window of Osmia bicornis bicornis chromosome 5, iOsmBic2.1, whole genome shotgun sequence includes the following:
- the LOC114878143 gene encoding twisted gastrulation protein homolog 1-A-like: MTGWSSTLIAIVGILVATVITRDSEACNEAICASVVSKCMLTQSCKCDLVTCTCCKECFSCLSYLYDECCSCVDLCPKPNITDNPLSKKSHVEDFSEPVPGLFQALTSEPDPHERWLTFTFPVDFDISLFTPKPEKEMKYHIQTTEEEVHPLKPNVMTVNCTVAFMAQCNSWNKCRASCQSMGATSYRWFHDGCCECIGDTCINYGINESRCIHCPLDKEEDDLKDQYDDYGQDEDDLTEDEID, translated from the exons ATGACGGGTTGGAGCAGTACGCTGATCGCTATTGTTGGAATCTTGGTCGCGACGGTGATAACGAGAGATTCGGAAGCCTGCAACGAGGCGATTTGCGCCAGCGTCGTGAGCAAGTGTATGCTCACGCAGAGCTGCAAGTGCGACCTCGTTACCTGTACCTGTTGCAAGGAATGCTTCTCTTGTCTCAGTTATCTCTACGACGAGTGCTGCTCGTGCGTAG ATCTCTGCCCGAAACCAAACATCACGGACAATCCTTTGAGCAAGAAATCTCACGTGGAAGATTTCAGCGAACCGGTCCCAGGTTTGTTCCAAGCGTTGACCTCTGAACCGGATCCGCACGAACGGTGGCTCACATTCACGTTTCCGGTAGACTTCGACATATCCCTGTTCACACCGAAACCCGAGAAAGAGATGAAATATCATATCC AGACTACCGAAGAAGAGGTGCACCCGTTGAAACCGAACGTAATGACGGTAAACTGTACCGTTGCGTTCATGGCACAGTGCAACTCGTGGAACAAATGTCGGGCGTCTTGCCAAAGCATGGGCGCTACCAGTTACAGATGGTTCCACGATGGTTGCTGCGAGTGCATAGGGGACACATGTATCAATTACGGAATCAACGAATCGAGATGCATACACTGTCCGTTGGACAAGGAAGAGGACGATCTAAAGGATCAGTACGACGACTACGGTCAGGACGAAGACGATCTGACTGAGGATGAGATCGACTAA
- the LOC114878142 gene encoding uncharacterized protein LOC114878142, with product MAEGGTEPKSNDNQVSKHQLEVNECLGNWLVYLQMLNGLCTAGTKLAQSLQTLLSVHDTVAQCRLTGQCLAGWEELTRATYIASNTVRNHIIAALRDHETRESEADKHDILRDNLLTFINLQYQFCVACCECLGGMAECSCSQSGAAECDIASLQQCFERLYSSPLPVSSSSTQQSVQNCHRSPLPYPLFPLQVQRRWSETAAAEMSGEVSENPIRRWSMPWDCRNITDWPRQDDRSRLRVPHQDRSRSTTPDTIWKTSTMASQDGLQEAIQLLSCKPGVRPLNQLTAYTNQHIPGVTLTTCNFETNYDSTIWPGSRKVGSSRCWPHDSHSSDHSDQSGRRESDQSAHSGEHRDSEQSGASGSHGDSKDSIHSHSDHREVEPGTADVLPSRKSSSSTDSCISAHSRSGSESAGGGECARSQLYSMWSGSDLPFIKLPESNETQDEHPPV from the exons ATGGCAGAAGGTGGAACAGAACCAAAGTCCAATGACAATCAAGTATCTAAACATCAGTTAGAAGTAAACGAGTGTCTTGGTAATTGGCTAGTGTACTTACAG ATGCTCAATGGCCTATGCACTGCCGGTACAAAGTTGGCTCAATCGTTGCAAACACTTTTGTCTGTTCACGATACAGTGGCTCAATGCCGATTAACTGGACAATGTCTTGCTGGATGGGAAGAGCTCACGAGAGCTACGTACATAGCCAGTAATACCgtaagaaatcatattattgcTGCATTAAGAGATCATGAAACTCGAGAAAGTGAAGCAGATAAACAT GACATACTTAGGGATAATTTGTTAACTTTCATAAACTTGCAATATCAGTTTTGCGTTGCTTGCTGTGAATGCCTAG GTGGAATGGCAGAATGCTCTTGTTCTCAAAGCGGCGCAGCTGAATGTGACATTGCTTCTCTACAACAATGTTTTGAAAGACTGTATAGTTCACCGCTACCAGTGTCTTCGTCGTCGACACAGCAGTCTGTGCAAAATTGTCATAGATCACCTTTACCATATCCATTGTTTCCTCTGCAG GTTCAGAGGAGATGGTCTGAAACGGCAGCCGCAGAAATGTCCGGCGAAGTCTCGGAAAATCCGATAAGAAGGTGGTCTATGCCATGGGATTGCCGAAATATCACAGACTGGCCACGACAAGACGATAGATCTCGATTAAGGGTTCCTCATCAAGACAGAAGTAGATCAACCACGCCTGATACAATATGGAAGACATCCACCATGGCTAGTCAGGATGGCTTACAGGAGGCAATTCAATTGTTATCTTGCAAACCAG GAGTTAGGCCTTTAAATCAATTAACCGCTTACACTAATCAACATATACCTGGTGTCACTTTAACAACGTGCAATTTCGAGACAAATTATGATTCAACAATCTGGCCAGGATCTCGCAAAGTAGGTTCATCGAGATGTTGGCCGCACGATTCTCACTCAAGCGATCATTCTGATCAATCGGGACGCCGCGAAAGCGATCAAAGTGCACACAGTGGAGAACACAGAGATTCGG AACAAAGTGGAGCCAGTGGTAGCCATGGAGACAGTAAAGATAGTATTCATTCTCATAGCGACCATAGAGAAGTCGAACCCG GTACTGCAGACGTATTACCGTCCCGTAAAAGCAGCTCTTCAACAGACTCTTGCATATCAGCTCATAGTCGTTCAGGTTCTGAGAGCGCCGGTGGTGGG GAATGCGCGAGGTCTCAGTTATACTCGATGTGGAGTGGCAGCGATTTGCCGTTCATTAAATTGCCAGAAAGCAATGAAACGCAGGACGAACATCCGCCCGTGTAA